The Sphingobium sp. JS3065 genome includes a region encoding these proteins:
- a CDS encoding urate hydroxylase PuuD — MAKFFGNLNLVLVAGLLLAIAVMFGAHAGLVDANGIFRWLHLFFGITWIGLLYYFNFVQIPTMPKIPAELKPGVSKHIAPAALFYFRWAAAFTVLTGLIVAWLAGYIHQALLVQSPYTLIGIGMWLALIMAFNVWFVIWPNQKKALGIVPAEDDVKAKAATTAMMFSRINTLLSLAMLYCMVNFS, encoded by the coding sequence ATGGCAAAATTCTTCGGCAATCTGAATCTTGTGCTGGTCGCGGGGCTGTTGCTCGCGATCGCGGTCATGTTCGGCGCGCATGCTGGGCTGGTCGACGCCAACGGCATCTTCCGCTGGCTGCACCTCTTCTTCGGCATCACCTGGATCGGGCTGCTTTATTATTTCAACTTCGTCCAGATCCCGACCATGCCGAAAATCCCGGCAGAATTGAAACCGGGCGTTTCCAAGCATATCGCGCCCGCCGCTTTGTTCTACTTTCGCTGGGCGGCGGCCTTTACGGTTCTGACGGGCCTGATCGTCGCCTGGCTGGCGGGTTATATCCATCAGGCGTTGCTGGTGCAGTCGCCCTATACGCTGATCGGCATCGGCATGTGGCTGGCGCTGATCATGGCGTTCAACGTCTGGTTCGTGATCTGGCCGAACCAGAAGAAGGCGTTGGGCATCGTTCCGGCGGAGGATGATGTGAAGGCGAAGGCGGCGACCACCGCGATGATGTTCAGCCGCATCAACACCCTGCTGTCGCTGGCGATGCTCTATTGCATGGTCAATTTCAGTTGA
- a CDS encoding chemotaxis protein CheW has translation MNQLYLFATLAGIRVAVEAREVEAVVKLTDISPVPGMGAHVAGLSALRSRVLTIIDVAALVRGRPTPVDQRSFAIIADISGHSYGLMVDAVYDICQVPEGELPLRGQLDPVWSPYARGLVEHEGQPYLLVSLSGFIEAGAVAQAA, from the coding sequence ATGAACCAGCTTTATCTCTTCGCCACTCTGGCGGGCATCAGGGTGGCCGTGGAGGCCCGGGAAGTCGAGGCGGTGGTCAAGCTCACCGACATCTCGCCGGTGCCGGGCATGGGCGCGCATGTCGCCGGGCTTTCCGCGCTGCGCAGCCGGGTGCTGACCATCATCGACGTCGCGGCGCTGGTCCGGGGACGGCCGACGCCGGTGGACCAGAGGAGCTTCGCGATCATCGCGGACATCAGCGGCCACAGCTACGGCCTGATGGTCGATGCCGTCTATGACATCTGTCAGGTGCCGGAAGGCGAACTGCCGCTGCGCGGCCAGCTCGATCCCGTCTGGTCGCCCTATGCCCGCGGCCTGGTGGAGCATGAAGGCCAGCCCTATCTGCTCGTGTCGCTGAGCGGCTTCATCGAGGCCGGCGCCGTGGCCCAGGCCGCCTGA
- a CDS encoding LemA family protein: MTILRRFRLILLPLLGAFALSACGINSVPAAEEVAKAKWADVQAQYQRRSNLVGNLVATVKAAGKQEQDTLVKVTEARARATSVQVNAEDLSDPAKVQQFQQAQAQLSQGLGRLLASVEAYPDLKTNQNFLDLQSQLEGTENRIAVAIRDYNEAVRAYNTRIRTFPDAIGAKIIHGAKPMTPFQATTPGAEEAPKVDFGN; the protein is encoded by the coding sequence ATGACGATCCTACGCCGCTTCCGCCTGATCCTTCTGCCGCTGCTGGGCGCCTTTGCGCTCAGCGCCTGCGGCATCAACAGCGTCCCCGCCGCCGAGGAGGTCGCGAAGGCCAAATGGGCCGACGTGCAGGCGCAATATCAGCGCCGTTCCAATCTGGTCGGCAATCTCGTCGCCACGGTGAAGGCGGCGGGCAAGCAGGAACAGGATACGCTGGTCAAGGTGACGGAGGCCCGCGCCAGGGCGACCTCCGTCCAGGTCAATGCGGAGGATCTGTCGGACCCCGCCAAGGTGCAGCAGTTCCAGCAGGCGCAGGCGCAATTGTCGCAAGGCCTGGGCCGCCTGCTCGCTTCGGTGGAAGCCTATCCGGACCTCAAGACCAACCAGAATTTCCTCGACCTGCAATCGCAGCTCGAAGGGACGGAAAACCGCATCGCTGTCGCCATCCGCGACTATAATGAGGCGGTGCGGGCCTATAACACCCGCATCCGCACCTTCCCCGACGCGATCGGCGCCAAGATCATCCATGGCGCCAAGCCGATGACCCCGTTCCAGGCCACCACGCCCGGCGCGGAAGAAGCGCCGAAGGTCGATTTCGGCAATTGA
- a CDS encoding superoxide dismutase, producing MAFVLPPLPYPKDAFGDILTAETFDFHHGKHHNAYVVKANELVAADASLQGKSLVELIKSSKGGLFNQVGQIWNHTFYWQSLSPTKTAPSGELLAKIEEAFGSVDALIEKLKAEAVGHFASGWAALILKDGKLEVTSYHDADTPVAHEGHAPLLILDVWEHAYYIDYRNARPNYADRVLKEAINWDFAAQNLDGQGVSRADQPA from the coding sequence ATGGCCTTTGTTCTGCCCCCCCTGCCCTACCCCAAGGACGCCTTTGGCGACATATTGACAGCCGAAACCTTCGATTTTCACCATGGCAAGCATCACAACGCCTATGTCGTGAAGGCCAATGAACTGGTCGCCGCCGACGCCTCGCTCCAGGGCAAGTCGCTGGTCGAGCTGATCAAGTCCAGCAAGGGCGGCCTGTTCAACCAGGTCGGCCAGATCTGGAACCACACATTCTACTGGCAGTCGCTCTCGCCCACCAAGACCGCGCCCAGCGGCGAACTGCTGGCCAAGATCGAAGAGGCTTTCGGTTCGGTCGACGCCCTGATCGAGAAGCTGAAGGCCGAGGCCGTCGGCCATTTCGCCAGCGGCTGGGCCGCGCTGATCCTGAAGGACGGCAAGCTGGAAGTCACCAGCTACCACGACGCCGACACGCCGGTCGCGCATGAAGGCCATGCGCCGCTGCTGATCCTCGATGTATGGGAACATGCCTATTATATCGACTATCGCAACGCCCGCCCCAACTATGCCGACCGCGTCCTCAAGGAAGCGATCAACTGGGATTTCGCCGCGCAGAATCTGGACGGCCAGGGCGTCAGCCGCGCCGACCAGCCGGCCTGA
- a CDS encoding (2Fe-2S) ferredoxin domain-containing protein, producing the protein METAGAGGLKDRVRSNWDHAVLVCRKCSKKLDGGFGPDGGERLAKALRRHLSLKKGRKAAAGIVEVNCLGVCPKGAVTVVNGARARDWLLVQPGADLDELAAALELAPAITLD; encoded by the coding sequence ATGGAAACCGCGGGAGCGGGCGGATTGAAGGATCGCGTCCGGTCCAACTGGGACCATGCGGTGCTGGTCTGCCGCAAATGTTCGAAGAAGCTGGACGGCGGTTTCGGTCCGGACGGCGGCGAGCGGCTGGCCAAGGCGCTGCGCCGGCATCTCTCGCTGAAAAAGGGACGCAAGGCGGCGGCGGGGATCGTGGAGGTCAATTGCCTTGGCGTCTGTCCCAAGGGCGCCGTGACGGTCGTGAATGGCGCGCGGGCGCGAGACTGGTTGCTGGTACAGCCGGGCGCCGATCTGGATGAACTGGCCGCGGCGCTGGAACTGGCTCCGGCGATCACCCTGGATTAG
- the mscL gene encoding large conductance mechanosensitive channel protein MscL codes for MGLISEFKTFINRGNVMDLAVGVIIGGAFATITKSLTDDLIMPVVGYVFGGADFSRYFIRLGDLPAGFKGDPESYADLKAAGVAMFGWGEFLTVFVNFLILAFVIFLLVKAVNKLTAKPEPAPEATPEDVLLLREIRDSLKK; via the coding sequence ATGGGGCTGATTTCCGAATTCAAGACCTTCATCAACCGCGGCAACGTCATGGACCTGGCCGTCGGCGTAATCATCGGCGGCGCTTTCGCCACCATCACCAAATCGCTGACCGACGACCTGATCATGCCGGTTGTCGGCTATGTCTTCGGCGGCGCGGACTTTTCGCGCTATTTCATCCGGCTGGGCGATCTGCCCGCCGGGTTCAAGGGCGATCCGGAAAGCTATGCCGATCTGAAGGCGGCGGGCGTCGCCATGTTCGGCTGGGGTGAATTCCTGACCGTGTTCGTCAATTTCCTGATCCTGGCCTTCGTCATCTTCCTGCTGGTCAAGGCCGTGAACAAGCTGACGGCAAAGCCTGAACCGGCGCCGGAGGCGACGCCGGAAGATGTGTTGCTGCTTCGGGAAATCCGCGATTCCCTGAAAAAATAA
- a CDS encoding chemotaxis protein CheB, whose translation MSVHVPIMASNRDEDRALRVLIVDDSVVVRTVIERILNADRRFSVSHKTNSAEHALAYLSEHEVDLILLDIELAGQSGLMALPAILRINPRAKVVILSGNCEEGSAAAVEALALGASDILAKPGSGSFGEQFPQALIERLSRLSSGGAPVMRSALRIEPEQAAQPLACLGIGASTGGIHALGRLFAGLAAPLGVPILLTQHLPASFTHYFVQQLGRMTALRVKVAEQGEILAPDIVYVAPGDANLQLRAGLYGRVSVMLNPDRTPAGNLPGVDPMFASMAHVYGAGAAGVVLTGMGRDGTVGGRDIVAAGGWIVAQDQPSSVVWGMPGSIASEGLHCALLEPHAIMDFVARRGKNGN comes from the coding sequence ATGAGTGTTCACGTGCCGATCATGGCCAGCAACCGTGACGAGGACAGGGCGTTGCGCGTCCTGATCGTCGACGATTCGGTCGTGGTCAGGACGGTCATCGAACGGATATTGAACGCAGACCGGAGATTTTCCGTCTCCCACAAGACCAACAGCGCCGAACATGCGCTGGCCTATCTGAGCGAGCATGAGGTCGATCTGATCCTGCTGGACATCGAACTGGCGGGGCAGAGCGGGCTGATGGCGCTGCCCGCGATCCTGCGGATCAACCCACGCGCCAAGGTCGTGATCCTGTCCGGCAATTGCGAGGAGGGCAGCGCCGCGGCGGTCGAGGCGCTGGCGCTGGGCGCAAGCGATATATTGGCCAAGCCCGGCAGCGGCAGCTTTGGCGAACAATTCCCCCAGGCCTTGATCGAGCGGCTGTCCCGCCTGTCCAGCGGGGGGGCGCCCGTCATGCGGTCCGCGTTGCGAATCGAACCGGAACAGGCTGCCCAACCGCTCGCCTGTCTGGGCATCGGCGCGTCGACTGGCGGCATTCATGCGCTGGGACGGCTTTTTGCCGGTCTGGCCGCGCCGCTGGGGGTCCCGATCCTGTTGACCCAGCATCTGCCGGCCAGCTTCACCCATTATTTCGTCCAGCAATTGGGCCGCATGACCGCCCTGCGCGTCAAAGTGGCGGAACAGGGCGAGATACTGGCCCCCGACATCGTCTATGTCGCGCCGGGCGACGCCAATCTCCAGTTGCGGGCGGGTCTTTACGGCCGGGTGTCCGTGATGCTGAATCCGGATCGCACCCCGGCGGGCAACCTGCCCGGGGTGGACCCGATGTTCGCCAGCATGGCGCATGTCTATGGCGCGGGGGCGGCGGGCGTGGTGCTGACCGGCATGGGCCGGGACGGCACGGTCGGCGGGCGGGATATCGTGGCGGCGGGCGGCTGGATCGTGGCGCAGGACCAGCCAAGCAGCGTCGTCTGGGGCATGCCCGGATCGATCGCGAGCGAAGGATTGCACTGCGCCCTGCTGGAACCCCATGCGATCATGGATTTCGTGGCGCGAAGAGGAAAGAACGGAAACTGA
- a CDS encoding CheR family methyltransferase yields MALPPSAHPIPSGSPSSSRGAARIFSGLLEARTGQILSESRAWRMETALKPVLRAQGLPDMDALASRLMTRKDAALENDVVNALLNNESSFFRDLQIFDMIHRHILPHIQAQRSDRTLRIWSAGCSTGQEVYSLAIQLCNDMARWRGWRIEILATDISTAAIAQAKAGIFTQMDVQRGLPVGDLLKWFEPSGDDWCANGALRQMIDFRTDNLFDARAPMGEYDLLLCRNVLLYFTPERRQSVLRLLARHSHAGSVLLLGAGETVIGHSDDFVPHADFRGGYGRRADATARQDGAMRRAL; encoded by the coding sequence ATGGCATTGCCCCCTTCGGCCCACCCCATCCCGTCCGGTTCCCCTTCCTCCTCTCGCGGGGCGGCGCGCATCTTTTCCGGCCTGCTGGAGGCGCGCACCGGGCAGATTCTGTCGGAAAGCCGCGCCTGGCGAATGGAAACGGCGCTGAAGCCGGTGCTGCGCGCCCAGGGCTTGCCGGACATGGACGCGCTGGCATCCCGGCTGATGACGCGCAAGGACGCGGCGCTGGAAAATGACGTGGTCAACGCGCTGCTCAACAATGAAAGCAGCTTTTTCCGCGATCTCCAGATTTTCGACATGATCCATCGCCATATCCTGCCGCACATCCAAGCGCAGCGGTCGGACCGGACGCTGCGCATCTGGAGCGCGGGCTGTTCGACGGGGCAGGAAGTCTATTCGCTGGCGATCCAGCTTTGCAACGACATGGCGCGCTGGCGCGGCTGGCGGATCGAGATATTGGCGACCGACATCTCAACCGCCGCCATCGCCCAGGCGAAAGCGGGCATCTTCACCCAGATGGACGTGCAGCGGGGTCTGCCGGTGGGCGACCTGCTCAAATGGTTCGAGCCTTCGGGCGACGACTGGTGCGCCAATGGGGCGCTGCGCCAGATGATCGATTTCCGCACCGACAATCTGTTCGATGCGCGGGCGCCCATGGGTGAATATGATCTGCTACTCTGCCGCAACGTGCTGCTCTATTTCACGCCGGAGCGCCGCCAGAGCGTGCTGCGCCTGCTGGCCCGGCACAGCCATGCCGGGTCCGTCCTGCTGCTGGGCGCGGGGGAGACGGTGATCGGGCATAGCGACGACTTTGTCCCCCATGCCGATTTCCGCGGCGGTTATGGACGCCGTGCCGACGCGACGGCGCGGCAGGACGGGGCGATGCGCCGGGCGCTCTGA
- a CDS encoding J domain-containing protein: protein MARSSRSNDWGFPRWRSYGASREAQQVRLCDRYGCDRPGDCPAPKSPNSPERWYFCTDHAGEYNRNWDYFQGLDQEEREQRERNERRDAGGYQNSAYHGWGGPGDGTRSRDEMHALQALELEDDADFEAVKKSWRRLAKEYHPDVKPGDAQAAVRFQTIQAAYEVLRAAEERRTWKPRERAD, encoded by the coding sequence ATGGCAAGAAGCAGCCGATCAAATGACTGGGGCTTTCCCCGCTGGCGCAGCTATGGCGCATCGCGTGAGGCGCAGCAGGTGCGCCTGTGCGACCGCTATGGCTGCGACCGGCCCGGCGACTGCCCCGCGCCCAAATCGCCCAACAGCCCGGAGCGCTGGTATTTCTGCACCGATCATGCGGGGGAATATAACCGCAACTGGGATTATTTTCAGGGCCTCGACCAGGAGGAGCGCGAGCAGCGGGAACGCAATGAGCGGCGCGATGCGGGCGGCTATCAGAACAGCGCCTATCATGGCTGGGGCGGGCCGGGCGACGGCACGCGGTCGCGGGACGAGATGCACGCGCTCCAGGCGCTGGAACTGGAGGACGACGCCGATTTCGAGGCGGTGAAGAAAAGCTGGCGCCGCCTCGCCAAGGAATATCATCCCGATGTGAAGCCCGGCGACGCGCAGGCGGCTGTGCGCTTCCAGACGATCCAGGCCGCCTATGAAGTGCTGCGCGCAGCGGAGGAACGGCGGACATGGAAACCGCGGGAGCGGGCGGATTGA
- a CDS encoding N-acetylmuramoyl-L-alanine amidase, with protein MNDFPMIDTPSPNFDERSLPISMLVLHYTGMVDAATAINWLVSPESKVSAHYVVTEDGQVIRMVDEEKRAWHAGRAHWRGIDDINSASIGIEIVNPGHEWGYRPFPDAQMGSLIPLIHQIVQRHRITRGNIVGHSDVAPARKQDPGELFPWGQLARLRLALPRPTKNLMDPHWSDGGFMLALERFGYDIAEPQAAVVAFQRRFRPELIDGIIDGECRAILLALLLPKPTGDD; from the coding sequence ATGAACGACTTTCCGATGATCGATACGCCGTCGCCCAATTTCGACGAGCGCAGCCTGCCCATTTCGATGCTGGTGCTGCACTATACCGGCATGGTCGACGCGGCGACCGCGATCAACTGGCTGGTCAGTCCGGAATCCAAGGTGTCCGCCCATTATGTCGTGACGGAGGATGGGCAGGTCATCCGCATGGTCGATGAGGAGAAGCGCGCCTGGCATGCGGGGCGGGCGCACTGGCGCGGCATCGACGACATCAATTCCGCCAGCATCGGCATAGAGATCGTCAATCCGGGCCATGAATGGGGCTATCGGCCCTTTCCGGACGCGCAGATGGGGTCGCTGATCCCGCTGATCCATCAGATCGTCCAGCGGCACAGGATCACGCGCGGCAACATCGTCGGGCATAGTGACGTCGCCCCTGCGCGCAAGCAGGATCCGGGCGAGCTTTTCCCCTGGGGGCAGTTGGCGCGGTTGCGGCTGGCCCTGCCGCGCCCGACGAAAAACCTCATGGACCCGCATTGGAGCGATGGCGGCTTCATGCTGGCGCTGGAGCGCTTCGGCTATGACATTGCCGAGCCGCAGGCGGCGGTGGTGGCTTTCCAGCGGCGGTTCCGGCCCGAACTGATCGACGGGATCATCGATGGCGAGTGCCGGGCGATCCTGCTGGCGCTGTTGCTGCCCAAGCCGACAGGGGATGATTGA
- a CDS encoding chemotaxis protein CheA codes for MDELLQEFISETQETLEALAGEVVAWEADPTDRDRLDAIFRFFHTVKGSCGFLNLPRFERLSHAAEDVLAEIRADKRIADPATVSAVLGIMDRIAELAEAVSIGAALPQENDDYLIAALTEKEVAASEEGEAAAAPVAVARTSGGQAAPRTIRLPLSLIDQLMNGVSDMVLARNELSRKLRERSADPELESAFERLSTCVADMRDAISKTRMQRVDRLFTAIPRMVRDLGRDLGKRIDLTLEGGDVEMDREMVEMVVDPLTHIVRNSIDHGIETPEKRLALGKPEAGRLKLEARQSGNQIVIEISDDGQGIDTGRLAEKAIAAGRLTPESAARMSEAEKLDLIFHPGLSTASAVTAISGRGVGMDVVRANVERIGGIIALDNRPGRGLTIMLRVPLTLTIIPGLIVRAGGVHFAIPRAAVVEILHDNNETLNIAEVGGAKIATIRSVRHSMIDLEEVLGMERIAQPGPRAIMVVRSASGIPFAMGVAAVENHEELVIRPASPLVMASGVYAGMTLPDNGRPMLLLDAAGLANAAGLPTIIDDRAARQAEETQEEQGGVEMVSALRFEEYSGERRLLKLSLIERVEDIDAQMFGRSGGHNFVRLDGRLVPVVNGHHDFAGEKIAALRLRDGTREACYPVAAVLDIVDMPAVPDMVAMHGLLSGVAVIDGEHLEVINPFALFAALPDAPIVERSGGRCLLADSEDGWTREILAPLLRQAGHEVVMGLPADAAVDPQDVVLFTGTEASQASELLGCRVVHLRATPRPNGPQDGSIYRYDQDALMAALAGSRR; via the coding sequence ATGGACGAGTTACTCCAGGAATTCATATCCGAAACGCAGGAAACGCTGGAGGCGTTGGCCGGCGAAGTCGTCGCGTGGGAGGCCGATCCCACGGATCGCGACCGGCTGGACGCCATTTTCCGCTTCTTCCATACCGTGAAGGGAAGCTGCGGTTTCCTGAACCTGCCGCGTTTCGAACGGCTGAGCCACGCGGCCGAGGACGTGCTGGCCGAGATACGCGCGGACAAGCGCATCGCCGACCCCGCCACTGTCAGCGCCGTTCTGGGCATCATGGACCGCATCGCCGAACTGGCCGAAGCGGTCTCTATCGGCGCCGCGCTGCCGCAGGAAAATGACGATTATCTGATCGCCGCCCTGACCGAGAAGGAGGTGGCCGCATCGGAGGAAGGTGAGGCCGCGGCAGCCCCGGTCGCCGTGGCGCGAACATCCGGCGGGCAGGCGGCGCCGCGCACCATCCGCCTGCCGTTGTCGCTGATAGACCAGTTGATGAATGGCGTGTCCGACATGGTGCTGGCCCGCAACGAACTGTCGCGCAAGCTGCGCGAGCGATCGGCGGACCCTGAACTGGAAAGCGCCTTCGAACGGCTTTCGACCTGCGTCGCGGACATGCGCGACGCCATTTCCAAGACGCGGATGCAGCGGGTCGACCGCCTGTTCACCGCGATCCCGCGCATGGTCCGCGACCTGGGCCGGGATCTGGGCAAGCGCATCGACCTGACGCTGGAGGGCGGCGATGTCGAGATGGACCGCGAAATGGTGGAGATGGTGGTCGATCCGCTCACCCATATCGTCCGCAACAGCATCGACCATGGCATAGAGACGCCGGAAAAACGCCTTGCGCTGGGCAAGCCCGAAGCGGGGCGGCTGAAGCTGGAGGCGCGCCAGTCGGGCAACCAGATCGTCATCGAGATTTCCGACGACGGGCAGGGCATCGACACGGGCCGCCTGGCCGAAAAGGCGATCGCGGCGGGCCGCCTGACGCCGGAATCGGCGGCGCGCATGAGCGAGGCGGAGAAGCTGGACCTGATCTTCCATCCCGGCCTTTCGACGGCCAGCGCGGTGACGGCGATTTCCGGGCGGGGCGTCGGCATGGACGTGGTCCGCGCCAATGTGGAACGGATCGGCGGCATCATCGCGCTCGACAACCGGCCAGGCCGTGGGTTGACGATCATGCTGCGCGTGCCGCTGACGCTGACGATCATTCCCGGGCTGATCGTGCGGGCGGGCGGGGTGCATTTCGCGATTCCCCGCGCCGCCGTGGTGGAAATCCTGCACGACAATAATGAAACGCTGAACATAGCGGAAGTCGGCGGCGCCAAGATCGCGACGATCCGGTCCGTCCGCCATTCGATGATCGATCTGGAGGAGGTGCTGGGCATGGAGCGGATCGCGCAGCCCGGCCCGCGCGCGATCATGGTCGTGCGTTCGGCGAGCGGCATTCCCTTCGCCATGGGCGTGGCGGCGGTCGAAAATCATGAGGAGCTGGTGATCCGTCCCGCATCGCCGCTGGTGATGGCATCGGGCGTTTATGCGGGCATGACCCTGCCCGACAATGGCAGGCCGATGCTGCTGCTGGATGCGGCGGGCCTGGCCAATGCGGCGGGCCTGCCCACTATTATCGACGATCGGGCAGCGCGCCAGGCGGAAGAGACTCAGGAGGAGCAGGGCGGCGTCGAAATGGTGTCCGCCCTGCGGTTCGAGGAATATTCGGGCGAACGGCGGCTGCTCAAGCTGTCGCTGATCGAGCGGGTCGAGGATATCGACGCGCAGATGTTCGGCCGGTCGGGCGGGCATAATTTCGTGCGGTTGGACGGGCGGCTGGTGCCGGTCGTCAACGGCCATCATGATTTTGCCGGAGAGAAGATCGCCGCGCTGCGCCTGCGCGACGGCACGCGGGAGGCCTGCTATCCGGTCGCGGCGGTGCTGGACATAGTGGACATGCCCGCCGTGCCGGACATGGTGGCGATGCATGGCCTGCTGAGCGGCGTCGCCGTCATCGATGGCGAGCATCTGGAGGTGATCAATCCCTTCGCCCTGTTCGCCGCCCTGCCGGATGCGCCGATTGTCGAACGGAGCGGTGGCCGCTGCCTGCTGGCCGACAGCGAGGATGGCTGGACGCGGGAGATATTGGCGCCGCTGCTGCGCCAGGCAGGGCATGAGGTGGTGATGGGCCTGCCAGCCGATGCGGCGGTCGACCCGCAGGACGTCGTGCTGTTCACCGGAACGGAAGCGTCGCAGGCGAGCGAATTGCTGGGATGCCGCGTGGTCCATCTGCGCGCCACGCCCCGGCCCAACGGTCCGCAGGACGGCAGCATCTACCGCTATGATCAGGACGCGCTGATGGCGGCGCTCGCCGGATCGCGGCGGTAA
- a CDS encoding TPM domain-containing protein, whose translation MFRRLFLILSLLLFIPAAAALLGFPPPAQAQTFPKLTGRVVDDAALLSPQQEQALTDKLAALERQSGRQLVVATLPDLQGYDISDYGYQLGRAWGIGDKEKNNGALLIVAPNERKLRIEVGYGLEGIMTDALSSQIIRNDITPHFKAGDMPGGIDAGVDAIGKLLTLPPEEAKALAAQAAAKARDASDDGGGFMVVFWLFVVAIIVLSMFSSRGKGRRYRGGSGPIILWGPGDSGWGGGGGSSWGGGNGGGFSGGGGSFGGGGASGDW comes from the coding sequence ATGTTTCGCCGCCTGTTCCTGATCCTGTCGCTGCTGCTGTTCATCCCGGCGGCGGCAGCGCTTTTGGGTTTTCCGCCTCCGGCTCAGGCGCAAACCTTTCCCAAGCTGACGGGGCGGGTGGTGGATGACGCCGCCCTGCTCTCCCCCCAGCAGGAACAGGCCCTCACCGACAAGCTCGCCGCGCTGGAGCGGCAGAGCGGACGGCAACTGGTCGTCGCGACCCTTCCCGACCTCCAGGGCTATGACATATCCGATTATGGCTACCAGCTTGGCCGCGCCTGGGGGATCGGCGACAAGGAAAAGAACAATGGCGCGCTGCTGATCGTCGCACCCAATGAGCGCAAGCTGCGGATCGAGGTCGGCTACGGCCTGGAGGGCATCATGACCGATGCCCTGTCGTCCCAGATTATCCGCAACGACATCACGCCCCATTTCAAGGCGGGCGACATGCCCGGCGGAATCGATGCGGGCGTGGACGCGATCGGCAAGTTGCTGACGCTTCCGCCCGAAGAGGCAAAGGCATTGGCGGCGCAGGCGGCGGCCAAGGCCCGCGATGCGTCGGACGATGGCGGCGGCTTCATGGTCGTCTTCTGGCTGTTCGTCGTGGCGATCATCGTCCTTTCCATGTTTTCCAGCCGGGGCAAGGGACGGCGCTATCGCGGGGGTTCCGGCCCGATCATCCTCTGGGGACCGGGCGATTCCGGCTGGGGCGGCGGCGGTGGATCAAGCTGGGGTGGCGGAAACGGCGGTGGCTTTTCGGGCGGCGGCGGCAGCTTCGGCGGCGGCGGCGCTTCGGGGGACTGGTGA
- a CDS encoding response regulator, with the protein MKNCLVVDDSKVIRKVARHILESLDLAVSEAVDGRDALTQCESSLPDVVLLDWNMPVMTGMEFLQALPGAKLTGRPKIIFCTTENGIGHIKAAVEAGADEYVMKPFDRETLESKLSIVGVI; encoded by the coding sequence ATGAAAAACTGCCTGGTCGTGGATGATTCGAAAGTTATCCGCAAAGTTGCCCGTCATATATTGGAATCGCTCGATCTTGCGGTGAGCGAGGCGGTGGATGGCCGTGACGCCCTGACCCAATGCGAATCGTCCCTGCCCGATGTGGTGCTGCTCGACTGGAACATGCCGGTGATGACCGGCATGGAATTCCTGCAGGCGCTGCCCGGCGCCAAGCTGACCGGGCGGCCCAAGATCATCTTCTGCACCACCGAAAACGGCATCGGCCATATCAAGGCCGCGGTCGAGGCGGGGGCGGACGAATATGTGATGAAGCCGTTCGACCGGGAAACGCTGGAAAGCAAATTGTCGATCGTCGGCGTGATCTGA